TCCTTTCAGTATTATTTCTGATTAATACCCTTGCATACGGACAAGGAGTGAAATTTGAATTTATGACATTGAAAGAGTCCATAGATAAGGCAAAAAAAGAGAATAAATTAGTATTTCTTCACAAAGGAGAGCATTGTGGTTATGGAGTGCGTTCAATAAAGACACTTGAAAATTCAAAGCAAGCAGGAGATTTTTTTAATAAGCACTTCATTAATGTCAGACCTAAGAATGAAACTGAAATAGATGCAATTTTTTCTAATAGTTATTCTCCAATTTATTTTTTTATTTCACCCGATGAAGAAGTATTAATGATGATTGGCAGTGAAAAGAAACCTGAAAAACTAATAAAATTCGGAAAAAAGATTCTTGAAGGTAAAATTATTAAACCTAATTGGTTGGGATTATATACTGCAAGGATGTACCCTAAAAATAAAAAAACACTTAAAATGCTTAGTTATTCATTGCAAGCTCATTTGATATTAAATCTTCCAGATAGTATTTACACGAACACAAGTTTTAATATAATGGACAAAATACAAGTGTCAAACATTGAAAATTGCAGGATACAATTATTGAAATCTTTAGATATAGGAGAATATTATTATAATCGTTTTTTGTTGGCGTTGATTTATAATAAATCAGGAGAAAAGAAAAAGTCAAAAGAATTAGCTAAGAACATAATGGGTAAATATCCACATAAAGACTATTTATTTTCGAGAACAATGACTGATGATTTTTTGATGGGAATAATTGAAAGAGAATAATTACGTGTGGTAACAATTAGGCTCGAATACAGCGATTAAGACCCTTCGACTAAGCTGAGGACAGGCTCTGGTTCATTTGAGCCTCTGTTGAGCTTAAGCCCACTTTTTTGGCCATCAAGATGCTATGGGGATTGAATAAAATCTTACCCTCTATGTAATGATTAATTGTAGCGTTTGATACTACGTTTTTGATTTATTACCGGTATTTCAAACTCTTTTGGAAGCTTACAACTTGCTTATTGGACGGCGACGCCTAGTGTTTTAGCCCTTTGGATTGTTCTTTTTTAAGAACTAAATTTACCATTCAGGGCAAACAACATCTATAAGTAATGCCTCTTTTTTTACTTGCTTGTTCTGTTCTTTACTCATTGTTTTTGTCTTTTAATTGAGTGTAGTGATTTATCAAGGCCCGCACTACACATAGCCAAACGTTATGCACAACTAAAATGGAAACTCCTCCCTTCTTCCCATATGACCCAAACCAAAAGCCATTTGCTTTTTTAAATTACCCAATAGAATTAGTCGATTTCAACGACCACGATTTAGGTGATGGTTTTAGATTAAGACATGCCAACCTAAATGAAAAGACAATTATAAATTGGTATTTGCAAAACTATTTTAGTTCCTCTGATGCAGAATTATCTCACAATGCCCGAATAAAGAAAACTGGAAAAGACAGTCATACATATGAAAGAATAGAATTCGATAAAATCAATTATACAGTAATTGAAATTGAATCAGCACAAAATGCTAATCACCCAATTGATTCAACTAGAATTCAACTAGCTGTCATGTTATTCAAAAGGCGGCTTTCAATTATGTTCACTTTATATTGGGTTAAAAACACAACTGTGGCAAAAACAGATATGATGCAACCTTATTTGTTTTTGCCCTCTGATACAATGCAAGTTCAAAGAATACTAAACATAGCAGAAGAATTACACTATGTATATAAATGTGAACCATTACAAATAGACAGCTCGCAAATGATTGAAATTCAGGGAATTAAAAACAAAATTTTCAACATATCAAAACTTGGCTTAGACCCAAAAGAATATACCTTTTTATCACATAGCTATAAAACATACATATATCTAAACGAAATCTCAATTTCATCCAGATTCAGAATTCTTGCATTATTTTCTGTTTTAGAAGGTCTTCTAATAGATTCAAATAAAGATATTAGTAGAAAAGCTCAATTTATCAAAGATTCAATAGACAACCTTTGTTCATCAGACACTAACCTAAAAAAAATAATTAAACTGGTCGGATTAAAAGGCCCTGACTCAAATACTTTGGGCACTTGGATTTTCAAAGCATATAAATACAGGAATTCTATCGCACATGGGTACGAAGCTGATTTTAATTCCGAACTCAAACTATTTAATAAACAATTCCAATTGATTCAACCAATGATAGAAGAAGTTCTTATAGCAACATGGAAAAATTTAATAGCCGACCCAAAATCTTTTTTAGAATGGAGAAACGAAATGAATGAAAAGCCAGCACACAACATCTATAAGTAATAGGCCAGATAGTGGTAAAATGAAACGATAAAACTATTAACTAACTTTCGGCTTGGTTGACAGCGAAATGCTTCTAAAGCCCGCCTGTTCATAGTCAAACTGTCGGCAAGCATTACTTTTTCACTAAAGCTAAACGAATCAAGAAATACCAATCTAATGCGTGAACTTTTAATTTCAGTAATAATTGTATGCAGCTTAAGTAGCTACGCTCAGAATATTTTGATATCTGGGATGGATAACATGAAGTGGGAAAAGGTAATGCCCGGCGTTTGGAAAGCCAGTTTTGGAACATCAGGACTAGATCCATTGGCTTATACTAATCCGCCAAAGAAAGAGGCAATTACTGAACTTGGCGATGCACCTTTCCCGTTTGACGAAAAATCTACATTCTATCAGCTTACCCCTGAAAGAGCCATTATCCGAATGCCACTTAATCCTGCTGAAAGCATTTATGGATTGGGTTTAGAGTTTAAAGGCATTAACCGACGAGGAGAGGTTTATACGCTAAAAGTAGATCATTATGGTGGAGTTAAGGGCTATACTCATGCACCAGTTCCATTTTATGTTTCAAACAAAGGCTATGGTGTTTTAATTAATACTTCCAAGCGGGTAAAGATACATGTAGGCGTTGGTAATAGAAAGGATAGTAAAAGACCTGATCCAATAGATCGAACAACTGGTGAAAATTGGGATTCACAACCTCTTTCTGATGCCATTGAAGCAAGTATCCAAGGAGATGGATTAGAGGTGTATATTTTTACAGGAAATACAACACTCGAAGTAGTACAAAGATACAATCTATATTGTGGTGGTGGAGTACTTCCTCCTAAATGGGGTTTGGGGTTCTGGCACAGGATGCACACCAAAAGTTCTTCTGACGATATTTTTAAAGAAATTAGTGAATTCAAGAAATACAACTTCCCTATTGATGTTCTTGGATTGGAACCAGGTTGGCAGAGTTTTGCTTATCCTTGCTCTTATGATTGGGATTCCACACGTTTTCCAAATCCAAAACAATTTGTTCAAACACTTAATGATGATGGAATAAAGGTTAATCTATGGGAAAACCCTTATGTAGCTCCAAGCTCAACCATGTTTAAAGACATTAGCCCTTTTACTGGTAGTCATACCGTTTGGCTAGGCGAGGTTCCTGACTACACTATTCCAGAAGCACAAAAGGTGCTATTAAATCATCATCAAAAAAATCATTTAGATATTGGTGTTAGCGGGTATAAATTTGATGAAGTAGATGGTTATGATAAATGGTTATGGCCAGACCATGCCACTTTTCCTTCTGGTAATGATGCTGTTGAAATTCGACAGCTATATGGTCAAATGATTCAAAAAATGTTCGGAGATCATTTAAAAAAGCAGAATAAGAGGACATATAGTTTAGTGAGAGCGAGTTACATTGGTGCAAGTAGTAGCCCTTTTGTAATTTATAGCGACCATTACGACCATAAAAACTATGTCACAGCTTTGGTAAATTCTTCCATGTCAGGTCTTCTATGGACACCTGAAATTCGAAGTGCAAAATCTGCAGAAGAATGGGTCAGACGGTTTCAGACGGTATGTTTTTCTCCTTTAATGCAACTTAATGCTTGGGCAAGTGGTACTAAACCATGGAGTTTTCCCGAAGTATCCGACATCATTAGAAATAACATCAAGCTTAGAATGGACCTTTTACCCTACTTATACACGGCATTTTACGATTATGAGCAAAAAGGAATACCACCATTTAGAGCCATGGTTTTAGAGAGTGGTTTTAATGTAACAGGAACGTTGATAGATGGTAAGTTGGATGGAGAAACAAATCCTTATGAGGAACAAATAAGAATGGAAGTGACTGATCAGTATATGATGGGGCCATCTATTTTAGTTGCACCTATTTTTACCGGAGA
This sequence is a window from Arcticibacterium luteifluviistationis. Protein-coding genes within it:
- a CDS encoding TIM-barrel domain-containing protein; this translates as MRELLISVIIVCSLSSYAQNILISGMDNMKWEKVMPGVWKASFGTSGLDPLAYTNPPKKEAITELGDAPFPFDEKSTFYQLTPERAIIRMPLNPAESIYGLGLEFKGINRRGEVYTLKVDHYGGVKGYTHAPVPFYVSNKGYGVLINTSKRVKIHVGVGNRKDSKRPDPIDRTTGENWDSQPLSDAIEASIQGDGLEVYIFTGNTTLEVVQRYNLYCGGGVLPPKWGLGFWHRMHTKSSSDDIFKEISEFKKYNFPIDVLGLEPGWQSFAYPCSYDWDSTRFPNPKQFVQTLNDDGIKVNLWENPYVAPSSTMFKDISPFTGSHTVWLGEVPDYTIPEAQKVLLNHHQKNHLDIGVSGYKFDEVDGYDKWLWPDHATFPSGNDAVEIRQLYGQMIQKMFGDHLKKQNKRTYSLVRASYIGASSSPFVIYSDHYDHKNYVTALVNSSMSGLLWTPEIRSAKSAEEWVRRFQTVCFSPLMQLNAWASGTKPWSFPEVSDIIRNNIKLRMDLLPYLYTAFYDYEQKGIPPFRAMVLESGFNVTGTLIDGKLDGETNPYEEQIRMEVTDQYMMGPSILVAPIFTGETERKVILPKGNWYDFYTGALVGNGETITIKSKLEQIPLFVKNGGIIPMLSSKEVTDSNKQSLEVRHYGTKENTFQVYNDDGETFNYENGDNTLLELKVTKGKGGELRGESKFINNKNYSYGKVNWLWMSN